The Nocardioides campestrisoli genome includes a window with the following:
- a CDS encoding YciI family protein has translation MAKYLLLKHYRGGPEPLMDVPMDQWRPEEVAAHMQFMGDFAARLEETGEYVDGQAVAPEGAFVRYDGEGRPPVTDGPFAETKDLIAGWFVIDVDSYDRAVALAGELSAAPGPGGEPIREWLEVRPFLSAPPVVTE, from the coding sequence ATGGCCAAGTACCTGCTGCTCAAGCACTACCGCGGTGGCCCGGAGCCGCTGATGGACGTGCCCATGGACCAGTGGCGGCCCGAGGAGGTCGCGGCGCACATGCAGTTCATGGGTGACTTCGCCGCCCGGCTGGAGGAGACCGGGGAGTACGTCGACGGCCAGGCGGTCGCGCCGGAGGGCGCGTTCGTCCGGTACGACGGGGAGGGCCGGCCGCCGGTGACCGACGGCCCGTTCGCGGAGACCAAGGACCTGATCGCCGGCTGGTTCGTGATCGACGTCGACTCCTACGACCGCGCCGTCGCGCTCGCCGGGGAGCTGTCTGCGGCCCCTGGCCCCGGCGGGGAGCCGATCCGGGAGTGGCTCGAGGTGCGCCCGTTCCTCTCCGCACCCCCGGTCGTCACCGAGTGA
- a CDS encoding GNAT family N-acetyltransferase, producing the protein MTARSLPGRALTIRARRPADVPALAEILLAQQAGSRYPFRDPLPVPVEEFLHADDAVRAWTAELDGRLVGHVCRTGPGAGSPDVEAMNARCAEAHGCDVEELAWVRTLFVAEGVRGHGVGRRLVKTVLADILADGLRPCLEVLSAQQSALALYRSTGWEEVDRTRPAWLRDADDEGLEVHVLVLPTIRGRHAVPGIG; encoded by the coding sequence ATGACCGCGCGATCGCTCCCGGGACGGGCCCTGACCATCCGGGCGCGTCGTCCCGCGGACGTCCCTGCCCTGGCCGAGATCCTCCTCGCTCAGCAGGCGGGGAGCCGCTACCCGTTCCGCGACCCGCTCCCGGTGCCGGTGGAGGAGTTCCTGCACGCCGACGACGCCGTCCGGGCGTGGACTGCGGAGCTCGACGGCCGGCTCGTCGGTCACGTCTGCCGCACCGGACCAGGAGCCGGATCCCCGGACGTGGAGGCGATGAACGCCCGCTGCGCCGAGGCGCACGGCTGTGACGTGGAGGAGCTGGCCTGGGTCAGGACGCTCTTCGTGGCCGAGGGCGTGCGGGGCCACGGCGTCGGGCGCCGGCTCGTCAAGACCGTGCTGGCCGACATCCTGGCCGACGGCCTCCGTCCGTGCCTCGAGGTGCTCTCCGCCCAGCAGTCCGCCTTGGCCCTCTACCGCAGCACCGGCTGGGAGGAGGTCGACCGGACGCGCCCGGCCTGGCTGCGGGACGCCGACGACGAGGGGCTTGAGGTGCACGTGCTGGTGCTGCCGACGATCCGTGGGCGGCACGCCGTACCCGGGATTGGGTAA
- a CDS encoding RNA polymerase sigma factor, with amino-acid sequence MDESILRRLTPEVIGVLVRRGADFAAAEDAVQEALAAAVRVWPDDVPRDPKGWLVTAAWRRFVDVTRAESARRRREEEVVLRAADPGPVSGRDDTLWLYFLCAHPSLAPSSAVALTLRAVGGLTTRQIARAYLVPEATMAQRITRAKRVVAGQRLDRPGDVATVLRVLYLVFNEGYSGDVDLAAEAIRLTRQLAAAVDHPEVSGLLALMLLHHARRAARTTATGALVPLAEQDRRRWDTAMIAEGIGILQAALARDRLGEFQAQAAIAALHADAPSTAETDWVQVVEWYDELARLTDSPVVRLNRAVAVGEADGPRAGLAALSSVDPALPRRTAAEAYLHERAGDLARAAHLYAEAARTASAAPERDHLTRQAARLNAAARPQGG; translated from the coding sequence GTGGACGAGAGCATCCTGCGGCGCCTGACCCCCGAGGTGATCGGCGTCCTGGTCCGTCGCGGGGCTGACTTCGCGGCGGCCGAGGACGCCGTACAGGAGGCGCTGGCCGCGGCGGTCCGGGTGTGGCCGGACGATGTGCCGCGGGACCCCAAGGGCTGGCTGGTCACGGCGGCCTGGCGCCGGTTCGTCGACGTGACCCGCGCCGAGTCCGCCCGCAGGCGCCGCGAGGAGGAGGTCGTCCTCCGGGCGGCGGACCCGGGACCCGTCTCGGGCCGGGACGACACCTTGTGGCTCTACTTCCTCTGCGCGCACCCGTCGCTGGCCCCGTCGTCCGCGGTCGCGCTGACCCTGCGCGCGGTCGGCGGGCTCACCACCCGGCAGATCGCCCGGGCCTACCTGGTGCCGGAGGCGACGATGGCGCAACGGATCACCCGGGCCAAGCGGGTGGTGGCCGGGCAGCGCCTGGACCGGCCCGGCGACGTGGCCACGGTGCTGCGCGTCCTCTACCTGGTCTTCAACGAGGGCTACTCCGGCGACGTCGACCTCGCCGCGGAGGCGATCCGGCTGACCCGGCAACTGGCCGCGGCGGTCGACCATCCCGAGGTCTCCGGCCTGCTGGCGCTGATGCTGCTGCACCACGCTCGCCGGGCCGCGCGCACCACCGCCACCGGCGCCCTCGTCCCGCTCGCCGAGCAGGACCGCCGCCGGTGGGACACCGCGATGATCGCCGAGGGGATCGGGATCCTCCAGGCCGCGCTGGCCAGGGACCGGCTCGGCGAGTTCCAGGCGCAGGCGGCAATCGCGGCGCTGCACGCCGATGCGCCGAGCACCGCAGAGACCGACTGGGTGCAGGTCGTGGAGTGGTACGACGAGCTCGCGCGGCTGACCGACAGCCCGGTGGTCAGGCTCAACCGCGCGGTCGCCGTCGGCGAGGCCGACGGCCCGCGAGCCGGCCTCGCCGCCCTCTCCTCGGTCGACCCCGCACTCCCCCGCCGTACCGCGGCCGAGGCCTACCTGCACGAGCGCGCCGGGGACCTCGCCCGGGCAGCGCATCTGTACGCCGAGGCGGCCAGGACGGCCTCGGCCGCCCCCGAGCGCGACCACCTGACCCGGCAGGCGGCCCGGCTCAACGCCGCGGCGCGCCCGCAGGGCGGGTGA
- a CDS encoding sigma-70 family RNA polymerase sigma factor: MDGEHEGNEFETERPRLVALATRLLGDADEAQDVVQQAWLRLHGHLTRDEGAERAEIESLPAWLTTVTTRLCLDRLKARTPVPVADVEAELEAEARSAGSAPDPADEVALSDTVGVALQVVLDRLTPAERVAFVLHDTFGFEFAAVAAVLDTTPAAARKLASRARAKVRQPVPEDTLAQWEVVDAFMAAAREADFDRLLRLLAPDVEVTADDAALLVGTPERISGRQAVAEFFNGAAQAALPVAVGDRPGSAWFDRGEAKVLFDFTVEDGVVRRITFRADPEVLATLVRRDGGVRRP; encoded by the coding sequence ATGGACGGGGAGCACGAGGGGAACGAGTTCGAGACCGAACGGCCGAGGCTGGTGGCGCTGGCGACCCGGCTGCTGGGCGACGCGGACGAGGCACAGGACGTCGTCCAGCAGGCTTGGCTCCGGCTGCACGGCCACCTGACCCGCGACGAGGGAGCCGAGCGCGCGGAGATCGAGAGCCTGCCGGCCTGGCTCACCACCGTGACCACCCGGCTCTGCCTGGACCGGTTGAAGGCGCGGACCCCGGTGCCGGTGGCCGACGTCGAGGCCGAGCTCGAGGCTGAGGCCCGGTCGGCAGGGAGCGCGCCGGACCCCGCCGACGAGGTGGCCCTCTCCGACACCGTCGGGGTGGCGCTCCAGGTCGTGCTCGACCGGCTCACCCCGGCCGAGCGGGTCGCGTTCGTCCTGCACGACACCTTCGGCTTCGAGTTCGCCGCGGTCGCCGCCGTCCTCGACACCACCCCGGCCGCCGCCCGCAAGCTCGCCTCCCGGGCCCGCGCCAAGGTGCGCCAGCCCGTCCCTGAGGACACGCTGGCCCAGTGGGAGGTGGTCGACGCCTTCATGGCGGCCGCCCGGGAAGCTGACTTCGACCGGCTGCTTCGGCTGCTCGCCCCCGACGTCGAGGTCACCGCCGACGACGCGGCCCTGCTGGTCGGGACACCGGAGCGGATCTCCGGCCGGCAGGCGGTGGCGGAGTTCTTCAACGGCGCAGCCCAGGCCGCGCTCCCGGTCGCGGTCGGCGACCGGCCGGGCTCCGCGTGGTTCGACCGCGGCGAGGCGAAGGTGCTCTTCGACTTCACCGTCGAGGACGGCGTCGTCCGCCGGATCACCTTCCGCGCGGACCCCGAGGTGCTGGCCACGTTGGTGCGCCGGGACGGCGGCGTACGGCGTCCCTGA